ttgATGACAGCTATAGGTTAAAGACTATACAATACTAAATTTCACTATTAAGGTCTGGACTTCacattttattagaaatattccaattatataatatttataaaaggcAATCACAGAAAAAATAGAAGCTTCAGCAGACGCTTAAAATACAGAGATGAAAAAACACAACAtaaagttgctttaaaaaataaaagtacatggcaagggggagtgggaggggggctctagaggaagggatatatgtatatatacagtccatgaaattctccaagccagcatactggagtgggtagcctattccttttccagtggatcttcccgacccaggaattgaaccggggtctcctgcactgcaggtcaattctttactaactgagctatcagggaagcccatgtacacatatagctgatacaTACTGAGGCACagtagaagccaacacaacattgtagaaaAACTGTACAACAATAAAAAAGTACAGTGATATTAAcactgtgtccttttttttttgttttcacaaaCTTGGATTATTTGTCTTTATGCCAATTAATTTACTCTAAATACTTAGGATCCCAAAACAGAGTGGCAAAAAGTACACAGCTTTTATACATCCTAAATTGAGTTATGAAGATCTAAGTATTTCATGTATCAACCACCTTTGGTAAAAGGCAAGCCACAGCCAAATGACAGGCAGGTCTCCTAGCAGGTAACTTggtatagtaaaaataataaggtCTTCAGATAAATGTGGCTGTGATACAATTTCAACCCTGCCACTAATTTTATGTGACTTGACCATAAAGTGTTCAAGGCTGTGAGCCTCTTTCCTCATCTCAAAAATGAGATGAGGTTTACCTTGCAAAActtgctgtgagaattaagtCCATCATTAAATCCCAACATTGTATAAAATGTACAGTGTTTCTGGCCtaattcttttaatgtttctgtGCTCTACAAAtgcaaattttcttctttttcaataaagtacaaagattaagtgagataagccaaaaataaagtcctttttgctttgtgtttatgAGGATAATAACTATTATAAGGATAATAACTAGTCTTGAACGGATACCATAAGAAGGAATATGTGATGGCCCTGataaaatttgtaattttatcCTTAATCTTTTTTCCGCCTTAGATGTGTATTATTTTACCATAGCTATTATCACTGGGTTCTAATGAAGTACAAATAATTTGGCAGCCTGTAAAATCCCATTTCCAAGATATCTTTCTAAAAAAGCATTTTAGAAAAGGTTGGAAGGGCCATAAACTTACATTCAACCTCTGTACTTTTCTACCATAGTGTGTTTCCATAAATAACCTTTAATCAGTACTTTATGGATCCTTACCAGAAAGTCATTTCTTCCTGATCTCAGCAATCCATCTCTAATACAATAGGAGACCTCATCTGAGGGCTTGAGTACACTAGAAAGCCAGAACCCAGAAACCTGGCAGTGATAATAGAAAAGACGGTGTACTTTAAGCACCATGTCAATTTATCAGCATCCAAGAGAAGGTAATTCGAAAGTCTTCATTTTGCTCATGGCTACTGAGGTCAGCATTAAACATTTCATAGAACTGCCCCAAAGTAGCCTCCTCTAACAACTTTTCATAAATCTGTCAGGTTCAATGTGTTCAAAATAAGAACTGTGCATTCTATGTCTCTACTCAGTGTTATTGAAAAACATCTTTTGAAAGTGCATTGgtggttttaaaaatacacagagaaaaaaattgaaacatacattttctaagcaaaaataatattaaagagtttgtcttttttaaaattgaagtatagttgatttatattgtttagtttcaggtgtacagcaaagtgattcagtttatatatatatatatatatatatatatatatatatatccatttttaCATATTCCTGTTCCTTATAAGTGAGttccttatagattattataaaatactgggtATAGTCACCAATGATTTTTTGATTCATTACGTGCTatggggaaaaatatatatttagtgtcACCAGACATAGATACCTGGCCAAATAAAGGaggctaaaatatttttaaaggtgcATTTTAGTTCAGTAGGGGAAAGAAACCTACCACAAACTCAAAAGAAAAGACAGCCCTGTGAAATTAGAAGCTCACTATCAGTGGGAGTTTTCAGGTAGAATTTAAATGCTCATCTATCAGGAgtagtataaataaaaattatccatGTGGTGGTGGCATTAGGATATTATTTGAGCATTAAGTACTGCCAGCAACAACTGTATAAATATTAATCTGAGTAAAGGAAGcataaatttagatttaaaaattaggaagatactacttattattttctaatgaatGTCATTGGGCAATCTAAAGATTGCAGATCTCAACCATAACTGTACAAGGGTTAGTGACTATGGTATTTAGATGAAAAGATTTGAGAATCTCTTTATCCTATATGACTTTGTGCAGCTCAGGATTTTGTACTCTTTTCCTGccccatttttctctcttttcctagcATAGTACCTGTAGATGGTTGAGAATTTGGTCATAGGGGAACTGGGACCAGCAAAGCCACTGTCCTCTTGAGGTGTGAGGAAGATCTGTTGATGTCCACAGCAAGACAACCATCTGAGCTAGAGGCAGATTTATGCTGGCTTGTCCTGGCCCTCCTGAGTCCTTAGTGGCCTCTCTGTTAAGCAAGGGACATTATTCAGCTTTGCTATTCTGGAGAACAAATCCTAGAGCCAATTAGTGAGGAGAGTACAGATGGATAAGAATTGTTCAGAAGCACTGTAAAACTAATTGCCTGTGTGTTCTGGCATGTGGTATGGTATGGTTTAGGAAGCCCAGGGAGGAGTAAGGATTGAAGAATTATttagaatgaaaattaaagaacacCTGGGGCAACAACAGGCAGGGCCAAATGcaactataattatatataaattactatGGCTTGCTTCAAAACCAACAgtttaaatcattttaacttCCAGTGGCACTGGGACCTCCACAGACAAACTGAAACTGAAAGTAGAAGTCTTGATTCCCTAGATACAAAAAGGATCCATAAAAATCTGGCAAAAAAGTAtgcagtaaataaaatatttaattgactAAATTAAAACCATTGTTTGGTAAACGagatatgtaaaaagaaaaataacagagaagTGAGATTCAAGTAGAAGAAAGAGATgagctttataaaaaaaaatgcacaatacTAGGTTTAGGAGAGactgagtttcagaaaaactCTTGGCAGAAGTCAAAAGCTCAACTTGAGAGTAAATATAAAAGCGGAAGAAATTGCTAACAACTATTTTGTTGCAGGATGTATTCAAATGTAAATATCCTGGAGACAATGACTGGGGCGCTGTTTGTTCACTATTTCCCCACTGCCTGGCAAATTGTCtaagtctttaaattttttttttttaatcagttaatgcaccacacacacacacacacacacacacaaagacacataaAAACACAAAGGTTTTTCATCAATCATCCACTCCAAATTTTAGGCTTAGGGTAAGCAACGGTCATAAAATGTGTGAGCTTGTCAAAGTCTTCATCAAGCCAAGTCCTAAAGTATGTTCAGGGTACTCAAATCAATTTAATTCTTTTCATCATGATGACTATTAACATGGATCAAGTTATTATCATATTGTCCTTGAAAACTTTATAACCTAAAAGTTTTTCTCTAGTCATTCCTTCTACTCTGTCTTAATCCATTTTCTTCATTGCAGCCAcaatgatcattttaaaacacaaaccTGATTATGTCACTCCCGTGCATACAATTTCCATTGTCTTCCTTTAGTTTTTAGGATAAAATTGTGAATTCTCAGCATGCCTACCCCACTCTCTAATGAAACTCTCTTAGCTGTCCTCAGCACTCTTCATTCCACTCTGTACTGCATCCCATGAATGGACCTCCTTCAGTTCTTCAAATGTAAGATGACTCTGCCTAtctaaatatttatcttaaagtCTACCTTAAATCCACACATGTTCACATatactgttctctctctctttaacaCCACCCCAACATTTTCTCTTGCTTCCCTCAGCTAGTTATCTCCCATTCAACACTCACATAAATGTCTTGTTAAAGGAAACTTTCCTTGATTCCCCCAGACCAGATCAAAACTGATGTTAGTTGCCTTTATAAAAAATCCATGCTTCTACTTTATAGCACTTGATATCCAATGTAGCTATGCATTTGAACATTACTTACTTAAGTCATGCCACCTCAACCAGAATATAAACTCCCTGACACATGGATTTCTTTTTTGCTCACCTCTCATTAGAACCTATCACAACCTGGCACATTTTAGCCACTCCATAAATATTCTTTTGTtgtatgaatatatgaataagcTGTATATCTTCTCCCCATTGACTAGAATTTAATGCAGGGATCTTGGCTATATAATTGTGTGGTTGTTGTCATCTTACAGACACACgccccaggaaacaaactcactcagaaggacagtgtggatagtggagtacagtttattacaccggtgggTCCGAGGCAGAGTTTCCTCTTTAGCCAGGGACCCCGACtgacttttgtgaaaaccttagaTACCTTAAGTGTACTGCGCAAGcccacatccccaaattccttaaacctagGCTGGAAAGTGTTAAAGGGAGATTCAATCAGGTTACAGCCATGATTCATAATCAGAAGGGTCAGCTGGTTATATATTGTAGCCTACGCCAATGGGAGCCATAAAGATTACAAAGGTGATTGACTATATAGGagattattacattctttttggcGACGGGAAATCTTGGTATGGAATCTGGTGTTGATCAGTCCAGGAGGCCAGTTCGGCCATAGGTATGCTATCCCCATGGCTACCAGGCATGTAGTGCAAAGTTCACTGAAAGTGCAAGatggaatttccttctttttcaagatggagTCAGTTCGGcctgtttctttcctcttcaatTATTGTTGACCATCTGCAATTTGAGAGCCATTGGTAGATAACCTATAAAAGCTAACTGCTTAGTTCATATTTCCCAATCTAACATATAAACAATCTTTTTtaacatataagaaatatattaacttgtcaggaaatatttttaattagattcAATGATCCATTATACtacaaaatttaattaaaaaaatacaacttgaAGGTCCAGACTTTGAAATTTACCTTCTGGAAACATCCAACATAATCACGAACATTCTTAAAGATTAAATTTCCCTAGAGATTCTCTTAAGCCTGGGAGAGATCCCTTTGTCATTGAATTTTTCTCCAttatcttataaaaatataattaaaacctatctttatgtttttaattcaGTACTTTAATTATAACTATCACAAAACTAGGAGCTCTGAAACATGACAAGTGAATTCCACATCTTATGGCTTCATTGATgaagcatttattgaacacacaTGTTCATAGGACACTGAGAGGTGTTAgagataaaaagtaaataaaggatAGTCTTTAACTATGGAATTaactactttcatttttttaaaaatatatatttcaccaCTTTATCAACAGGTGATGTTGagaaaattacttaatctctctaagTCTAaattcctcatttgtgaaatcaGAATAACATTCTGATGATTATAGTGATAATTATAATTcaaattacatatatgtgtgtgcaaacatgtaaatatatattattatacaaatattaataatatattaataatatatatatatatatatatatatttattgcagttgttttagttgctaaattgtgtcggactcttttacaaccccatgaactgtagcccaccaggctcctctgtccataggatttcccaggcaagaatactggagtgggttgccatttccttctccaagcgatcttcttgacccaggaagtgaacccacatctcctgtatttttactactgagccattagggaagcatatatggtgtgtgtgtgtgtgtgtgtgtgtgtgtgtgtgtgtgtgtgtatacatatgtttaaATGAGACATATATGTCTCACAAAGTCAGGcattcaatatacaaaaattatacGTCTGTTTAATCCACAATGTTACCTAATGTATGTTTATTAAAAGCTTACTGTGTGGTACAATTTAATGTATCTTACATGCTTTCACTCATACAATCCTTAAaactttatggagaaggcaatgtcatgATCCCGgttttattatgaaaacaaaGCCCAGAAAGTTTTATCAAAGTATCTGGGTACACGAAGACAGCAAGTGGTAAAGCTGAAACATGAACCCAGGCACTCTCATTCTAGAGTCAATGCATTTAACCTCTAACTATACTGTAAGTTGAAGTGGCAAAAGTACAacatatcatttcattttttacaataaTGATAGGGAGAATTTCTGTTTAGTTTGATTCAAGGAAACAATCTTTCTGAGGAGTTTAAACAGGAGCTGTATCTTGAAGGATAACTGAATCCTCTCCAGGTAAGAAAGAGGATGGGACAGAGAGAAGCATTCTAAGCAAAAACACAAAGATATGAAGAGAACTACTGTTTGAATAAAAGTGAGAATTTTAATGAATAGTAAAAAGAGTATATGCAATATATAAGAAGGATACAAAAAACAGTAGAAAAGGTAATTCATAAAGCTTTGCTTTCATCCTGGAGCTTCCATGTGTCTGACACAATTACTTGCTTGTTTTAAATTGTTAGGAGGATAACTATGGTCTCAATGTAGAGAATGTACTGAACATAGTAATCAAAAGCTAGTTCCTTGGAGGTATCAGTGGAAACTGTTGAAATGTTATAATGGAAATGATAAAAGCTTAAACGATGGCATTTAATAGAGTCAAAGAGGAATGGAGAGGAATGGAGAACTTAGATGTTAACCTCTATGAAGCTCTGAGACTAAAGAGATGGCAAatagtgagaaaagaaaaaaagtacaaataatacTTTAGTAGTAAATCACACAGAGAAACCAGGTCAGGGAAGTTCAGCATGTAACTCTAAGTACCTTCTGTTACCAAACCAAACTCGAGTCTGCTTACACACaagcagtaaagccaatctacagACACTAGGTTGTGGTGAAGAAAGCATTTATTGTAGGGCACCAAACAGGAGTCTGGGATAGTTAACATTCAAAACTCCCCAGTGGGTTTCTGCAGACCATTTTCAAAGGCAAGATGAGGGAGAGGAGCTGCAGGGATTTTGGTTAGCTCATGCACAATTCTCTCATTACTTGATGGTGAGATAATAGGGCAGTGTCACAAgggttaacattatcagtccTCAGGCTCCAGTAGGTCTGGAGGCTAATGCCtgtggtcatcaagtagttaatttcttccatttggtgggggttTTAACATCAGCAaagcaactcaggaaatgtgcattagATACTGTTATCTAGGTACTTCTGAGAGGATCTAAAGTAGAGGATATGGGGGAAGGGTCTACCCCAGAAGGCTCCACAAGGTACTGCTCAGTTACACCTCTAgagtaatttccttttttttttttgtaagccaAGAAGTGAAGGAATGAAAAGtaacaaatatttgattttttccagtaaaatatttatattccttttaataatttcattttcaatgtCAGCAGTAGCATAATCACTACAAATTGAAATTGAGTTATTTGTAATAATAGACTTCATCTCTGAACAAGGACTTGTTACATATAAATACCAGCATACCTGAATCTAGCTCAGTGGGCTGCCAATGCCCTGGGAAAACTCCCAAGTATGTAACATCAAACATAAAGTAATTTTGTTTTCAGGATAAAGGTTTAGAAATCCCATGTTGGTTCAGGTAAGAAAATAATTGCAGACACATGTTACTCTTGGTGGAGAGAGAATACTCTATGAGCAATACAATGCTTACAGATCTGTGGACTTGATTATTTATAGCAATGTTGAACTTTTCCACATTTCTATTTGACAGCTTGTCCAGTTTGTCAATTTGTAGGAATAAAACACAATTACTTGTTGTATTCAGAGGACATCAACCTTGATATATTGTCTCTTCTCTGGATATTTACAGtaataattaatttttcaatCACCTATACTTTATGTGGAATTCTTTGAGGTTCTcatggatttccttccttttaaaatcacTCCGTATTTGAAAATAAACTACTACCCCAGTTAATACCACGAATGATCACTAGCAGCATAAAAAGAAGAGAGTCCCTTTAAGTTCATCAGGCTCTAAATAAGCTCCCCAAAATTCAAAGGCAGACAGAATATATTAAGTGTACTAGTTTAATTAGAATTGAGAAATTTCTATCATGTATGGTCATTCTTCCCCATTAAAATCTAATAAGATGTCTGATACCAGTGGAAAAGGCATCATGTCAGTTATGAAAAAGGGATAAGTGATTTATATTCTTCCCTCCTTATTCTTATACCATCTGTGTAAACAATTTCAGTATAATCAAGCAACCTTTACCATTAGAGAACTAAGAACATGGTCTCGAATTTTCTTGGTCCTTATACCATAAACAATGGGGTTAAGAAAAGGTGGTACCAGAAGGTATACATTGGCAATGaagatatgaatttggggggcCACACTGTGGCCAAAACGGTGAGTGAGGAAGGTAAAGACAGCTGTGGAGTAGAAAACGAGAATGACGCAGACATGGGAGCCACAAGTGCCTAGGGCTTTAAGACTTGCTTCCCGCGATGGAAGACGAAAGACTGCACGAAGGATTAGGACATAAGACACAGCAATGAATAACCCATCACAGGAACCAATGACAAAGGCCATACTGAGGCTGTAACGCTTGGTGGGCCCTGTGTCCACACACGCCAGCTTCACCACAGCCATGAACTCACAGTAGGTGTGGGCAATGATTCGAGTCCTGCAGTAGGGCAGCTGTCTGAGCAGGATaggatgtggggaaaagaagGCCACTCCCCGTAGTACCACAGAAGCTCCCATTTTAGCGATGCGAGTGTGGGTGAGAATGGTGGTGTGGTGCAGTGGATGGcaaatggccacatagcggtcaatGGCCATGGACAAAAAGAAGCCTGATTCCATAGCAGTAAAACTATGAATGAAGAACATTTGGGTCAGGCAGGCATCAAAGGCAATGTCCTGGGCTCCAAGCCAGAAGAGACAGAGCATGCGAGGCAGTGTAGACGTGGAGAGGACCAGGTCAGTGACTGAGAGCAtgcacagaaagagaaacataggCTTGTGGAGGCTTCGCTCTGTCCTCACCACGGCCAGAATGGTCATATTCCCCACCACAGCCACCACATACATGGAGCAGAAGGGAATCCCAATCCAGACATGCAGGTGCTCTAGCCCTGGGATGCCCATCAGCAAGAAAGTGTCTGGAGATGTTTGGGATTTATTGGCTGGCCCCATTGCTCTGCTGCTTTCTGTCTCTTGCTGATAGAATCCTCCTTTTTATGGCAAAAGCTTTGTGCCAAGATCATCACAACCAAATCtggcaacaaatgaaaaacaagcaTGGAAGATCCCAAAGCATCACATTAGAAAACATCCAAGGTTACACTTCAGGGTGAAAAAATTTAGTAACActaattactaaaataaaaaccTTGCAACCAGACACAAAGTACTAATCGTAAATCAAGTCATGAATCTCACACatttaagaacaaaacaaactcTAAATCTGTTAACAATCTATGTATAGTAAAATCCAATACTACTTTTTAAATTCACAATTTGGTTTCAACTTAAGTCAAATTATCTTTTGATAAACAATATCAGACATTATAAATGGAAAGGATCTAAGATCTCATCTAACCCAACTTTCTTAATATCATTCTGAGATATAATATTCTAGGACAGGTCTGAAGTACTTTCTGAGAGTACATACGCTCAGGTATGATTACTCATTTCCTAGTCCTTTACACATGTTCCTAGTACTGTCACAGAACGTATCCTCAGGAGGTGTGAAACAGTACTGCCTTTTCCACGGAGCTCTACAGATTTATCTGTCTTGTGCATAAAAGTCTTCACAAAATTTGAGCTTTAACAGTCATACCTTCATTAAGTTCTCTCCTTTTTAGTGAAATAGTCCCAATTGACAAAC
This genomic window from Bubalus bubalis isolate 160015118507 breed Murrah chromosome 16, NDDB_SH_1, whole genome shotgun sequence contains:
- the LOC123329752 gene encoding olfactory receptor 52M1-like; this encodes MGPANKSQTSPDTFLLMGIPGLEHLHVWIGIPFCSMYVVAVVGNMTILAVVRTERSLHKPMFLFLCMLSVTDLVLSTSTLPRMLCLFWLGAQDIAFDACLTQMFFIHSFTAMESGFFLSMAIDRYVAICHPLHHTTILTHTRIAKMGASVVLRGVAFFSPHPILLRQLPYCRTRIIAHTYCEFMAVVKLACVDTGPTKRYSLSMAFVIGSCDGLFIAVSYVLILRAVFRLPSREASLKALGTCGSHVCVILVFYSTAVFTFLTHRFGHSVAPQIHIFIANVYLLVPPFLNPIVYGIRTKKIRDHVLSSLMVKVA